One Archocentrus centrarchus isolate MPI-CPG fArcCen1 chromosome 14, fArcCen1, whole genome shotgun sequence DNA window includes the following coding sequences:
- the spry4 gene encoding protein sprouty homolog 4 has translation MESRVPHHIPGVSSSLISQPLLDSRVPYGRLQHPVTIYPIDQIKSSHVENDYIDSPAAVSQQPPSQKSLNRRITWLGQNQEAFLGANHNHHHNHQHQPPQQSRCEPHLHQDTTTHPWISFSGRPSSISSSSSTSSDQRLLEHAAPTPTVDHHIKLHPHQGPVNTITTRTPGCFSSSESKVLTSSSSASSCSSSSKSLDLKSAKMPAGGVCSTGGQQGLAMIPSSPTEKKHLLLCENCGKCRCTECTLPRTLPSCWVCNQECLCSAQSMVDTATCMCLVKGIFYHCTEDEDDEGSCADKPCSCSQANCCARWSFMAALSFVLPCLVCYLPAMGLAKLGQKCYDNISRPGCRCKNSQGGLSVPVCKNGATEAKAGTLDKQQQGS, from the coding sequence ATGGAGTCCAGGGTTCCCCACCACATCCCCGGAGTGTCCTCCTCCCTCATATCGCAGCCCCTGCTGGACAGTCGTGTGCCCTACGGTCGTCTTCAGCACCCTGTCACCATTTACCCCATCGACCAGATAAAGTCATCACACGTGGAGAACGACTACATCGACAGCCCCGCCGCTGTTTCTCAGCAGCCTCCAAGCCAGAAATCTTTGAACCGAAGAATCACCTGGCTAGGTCAGAATCAAGAAGCCTTCCTTGGAGCAAACCACAACCATCATCACAATCACCAACATCAGCCTCCCCAGCAGAGCAGGTGCGAGCCCCACCTTCATCAGGACACCACCACCCACCCTTGGATCTCCTTCAGTGGAAGGCCCAGCtctatcagcagcagcagcagtacctCATCTGACCAGAGGCTGCTGGAACACGCTGCACCCACTCCAACGGTGGATCACCACATAAAGTTGCACCCTCACCAGGGCCCTGTCAATACAATCACTACCCGAACTCCAGGCTGCTTCAGTTCCTCTGAATCTAAGGTCCTTacatcttcttcctctgcttcatcctgctcctcctcctctaaaTCCCTTGATCTCAAATCTGCAAAGATGCCTGCAGGAGGTGTATGCTCCACTGGAGGTCAGCAAGGGTTGGCAATGATTCCTTCATCTCCAACCGAAAAGAAGCATCTCCTTCTTTGCGAGAATTGCGGGAAGTGCCGATGCACAGAGTGCACACTTCCCCGAACCCTTCCTTCTTGCTGGGTCTGCAACCAGGAGTGCCTGTGCTCTGCTCAGAGCATGGTAGATACCGCCACCTGCATGTGCCTGGTCAAAGGGATCTTCTACCATTGCACCGAAGACGAGGATGACGAGGGCTCCTGCGCTGACAAGCCCTGCTCGTGCTCGCAGGCCAACTGCTGTGCACGCTGGTCCTTCATGGCTGCCctttcttttgtcctgcctTGCCTGGTCTGCTATCTACCAGCAATGGGTCTGGCCAAACTGGGACAGAAATGTTATGACAATATTAGCAGACCTGGCTGCCGCTGCAAGAACTCACAGGGCGGCCTGAGTGTCCCCGTGTGTAAAAATGGAGCCACAGAAGCAAAAGCTGGCACTCTAgacaagcagcagcaggggtCATGA